One stretch of Candidatus Sulfotelmatobacter sp. DNA includes these proteins:
- the ligA gene encoding NAD-dependent DNA ligase LigA has product MPAAKDLQNKAEKKVEALREQIRHHEYLYYVLDNPEISDAEFDKLMQQLKALESEHPSMLTPDSPTQRVGGKPREGFVKVRHSTPMLSLDNTYNEEDLRDWERRVHELTGRSEVDYVCELKLDGMSLALIYEDGKLARGVTRGDGSVGEDVTLNVRTVRSVPLSIPLDRLKKAGMPPNFEVRGELLMPTASFKKINEERERNGLSTYANPRNFTAGTVRQLDANVTAERRMDFFPYILLANGRTYFDRHSKTLIALAAAGFKVNSNYKLVHSMDEVWAFIRQWEEKRDSLPYEIDGIVVKVDRTGLQDELGFTGKAPRWAIAYKYTARAGITKLEDIRVQVGRTGKLTPVAMLSPALIGGTTVRNATLHNMDEIGRLGVKIGDWVQVERGGDVIPKVAKVIDDKDHPRGTKEFVMPEKCPVCGTKVVRMEDEVDYRCVNANCPAKLLGTILHFASRGVMNIDGMGDALVTQLTERGLVKNVADIYKLTKDDLLGLERFADKSAQNIIGEIENSKNLPLERVVYGLGIRMVGERTAQFLAEHFGSMEALEQAGVEELQNVNEVGPRIAESIVEFFSIPANRNLVDQLRKAKLTLTGKKKERGTKLAGKTFVLTGTLAHFTRDEAKKMIEDAGGKVTGSVSKKTDYVVAGADAGSKLDKAKDLGVEVIDENEMERLTG; this is encoded by the coding sequence ATGCCAGCTGCGAAAGACCTCCAAAACAAGGCCGAAAAAAAGGTTGAGGCGCTGCGCGAACAAATTCGCCACCACGAGTACCTCTATTACGTTCTGGACAATCCCGAAATCAGCGACGCGGAATTCGACAAGCTGATGCAGCAACTGAAAGCTTTGGAGAGCGAGCATCCGTCGATGCTCACCCCGGATTCACCCACGCAGCGGGTGGGCGGAAAGCCGCGCGAAGGCTTCGTCAAAGTGCGGCACTCCACGCCCATGCTGTCGCTCGACAACACCTATAACGAGGAAGACCTGCGCGACTGGGAGCGCCGCGTACATGAACTCACCGGGCGCAGTGAGGTGGACTACGTCTGCGAGTTGAAGCTCGACGGCATGTCGCTGGCCTTGATTTATGAAGATGGCAAGCTGGCGCGAGGGGTGACTCGCGGCGATGGATCGGTGGGCGAAGACGTCACGCTCAACGTGCGCACTGTGCGCTCGGTGCCCTTGTCGATTCCGCTCGACCGGCTGAAGAAAGCGGGCATGCCACCGAACTTCGAGGTCCGCGGCGAATTGCTCATGCCCACCGCGTCGTTCAAGAAGATCAACGAAGAGCGCGAACGCAACGGGCTGTCGACCTACGCCAATCCGCGTAATTTCACGGCAGGCACCGTCCGCCAGCTTGATGCCAACGTTACCGCCGAGCGCCGCATGGACTTCTTTCCCTACATCCTGCTGGCCAACGGCCGCACCTATTTCGATCGCCATTCGAAGACGCTCATCGCCCTCGCCGCGGCCGGATTCAAAGTTAATTCGAACTACAAACTCGTTCATTCCATGGACGAAGTCTGGGCATTCATTCGACAGTGGGAAGAGAAGCGCGATTCACTTCCTTACGAGATCGACGGCATCGTCGTCAAAGTCGACCGCACCGGCTTACAGGACGAATTGGGTTTTACAGGAAAAGCCCCGCGCTGGGCGATCGCCTACAAATACACAGCGCGCGCGGGAATCACGAAACTGGAAGATATTCGCGTGCAGGTCGGCCGTACGGGAAAACTTACGCCTGTCGCCATGCTGTCGCCCGCGCTGATCGGTGGAACGACCGTCCGCAACGCTACGCTGCACAACATGGACGAGATTGGCCGCCTGGGCGTGAAGATCGGCGACTGGGTGCAGGTGGAGCGCGGCGGCGATGTGATTCCAAAAGTCGCGAAGGTAATCGACGATAAAGATCATCCGCGCGGCACGAAAGAATTCGTCATGCCGGAGAAGTGTCCGGTGTGCGGCACAAAGGTTGTCCGCATGGAGGACGAAGTCGATTACCGCTGCGTCAATGCGAATTGCCCGGCAAAATTGCTGGGAACGATCCTGCACTTTGCCTCGCGCGGAGTGATGAATATCGACGGCATGGGCGACGCGCTGGTCACGCAACTCACCGAGCGCGGCCTGGTGAAGAACGTTGCCGACATTTACAAGCTTACGAAAGACGATCTGCTCGGTCTGGAGCGTTTTGCCGACAAGTCGGCGCAGAACATTATCGGCGAGATCGAAAACTCGAAGAATCTTCCGCTGGAGCGCGTGGTCTACGGCCTCGGCATCCGCATGGTCGGCGAACGCACCGCGCAATTTCTCGCCGAACACTTTGGATCGATGGAAGCGCTGGAGCAGGCAGGCGTGGAAGAACTGCAAAATGTGAACGAAGTCGGCCCACGCATCGCGGAGAGCATCGTCGAGTTCTTCAGCATCCCGGCCAACAGGAATCTGGTGGATCAGTTGCGCAAGGCAAAGCTGACGCTTACCGGTAAGAAAAAAGAACGCGGCACGAAGCTCGCGGGCAAGACCTTCGTGCTCACCGGCACACTGGCCCATTTCACCCGCGACGAGGCCAAAAAGATGATTGAAGACGCCGGCGGCAAAGTCACTGGCTCGGTGAGTAAGAAAACGGATTACGTCGTAGCCGGCGCGGATGCAGGCTCGAAGCTGGATAAGGCGAAGGACCTGGGCGTGGAGGTAATCGATGAAAACGAGATGGAACGGCTGACCGGCTAA
- a CDS encoding HIT domain-containing protein, which produces MDYLWTPWRYAYVSSTEKAAGCVFCDAPKEDDAKVFIVYRGQNCYVILNAYPYTPGHVMIVPYAHLDELRKLPVEAAQEMMALSQKMESVLRELYHPDGINLGMNIGKAAGAGIAGHIHMHELPRWVADANFVSVVAETRILPETLDVTWARMREALKLCEIDEGYS; this is translated from the coding sequence ATGGATTACCTCTGGACCCCGTGGCGGTATGCCTATGTCTCTTCCACAGAAAAGGCCGCTGGGTGCGTGTTTTGCGACGCGCCGAAGGAAGATGACGCGAAGGTTTTCATTGTCTATCGCGGGCAAAATTGCTATGTCATTCTGAACGCGTATCCGTATACGCCGGGTCACGTGATGATCGTGCCCTACGCTCACTTGGATGAGTTGCGCAAGCTACCAGTCGAGGCGGCGCAAGAGATGATGGCGCTTTCGCAAAAAATGGAGTCGGTGCTGCGCGAACTCTATCATCCGGACGGTATTAATCTGGGGATGAATATCGGGAAGGCCGCCGGCGCTGGAATTGCGGGACACATTCACATGCACGAGCTGCCGAGATGGGTGGCGGATGCGAATTTCGTGTCGGTCGTAGCGGAGACGCGGATTCTGCCGGAAACGCTGGATGTGACCTGGGCAAGGATGCGGGAGGCGCTGAAACTGTGTGAAATCGATGAGGGATATTCATAG